GGCGGCGGATCTTAACGTGACCCCGACAGCAATCAGTCATCATATTCGCGGATTGGAGGACCAGCTTGGCGTCAAGCTTTTCAGGCGCGAAGGTCGTGATGTCGCCCTAACAGACGATGGAAGGCGTTTGGCCGATGCGACCAATCAGGCCTTTGGCCTGTTGGACAATGCGGTTCAATCCCTTCGGCGAAGCGCCCGAAAAGCGGTGCGAGTTTCGGCGGGGCCGATCTTTACGGCGCGCTGGCTGATGCCGCGGATCAGTGATTTCTGGGAGGCCCATCGCGAGATCGAATTGGAAGTGGTGCCAGCCATTCATCCCGGCGCACGCGACCGCGAGAATGTCGATATCGTCATCCGCTGGGACCGCATCGCCGACATGGGCCGTGATGCGGTCAAACTGCTCGAGCTCAGCCCCGTTGCCATAGCATCTGAAGATTTCGTTGCCAAACGAGGCCCTATCGATCACCCCAAGGATCTGTTGATCCTGCCCCTGTTGCACCAAAGAAATCACTGGGGATGGCTGGACTGGTTCGAAGCAATGGGAGTTTCACTAGCCGACCCGCTCTACGGACCGATCTTCGAGGATGCAAACGTGTTGTTGCGCGGCGCTGCCGAAGGTCAAGGGGCAATCATTGGCTGGCTTCCATTGATCGACCAGGATCTGGCGGAAAAGAGAGTCGTTCGGGTTTTCGATGAACGTATCGCCCCGACCCATGGCTATTTTGTCGACGTCCAGCACAACAGCAGGGCTCGTGTTGAGGTTCGAGCGGTTGAGGATTGGCTAATCTCGCAATCATGATTGGCAAGAACTTCGGGTTTTTTCGCGAGGGGCGGGAGTGTTTACATGAAGCTTCCGAGCCGCCTGCCCTGTCGCGCAATTTGATGTAAGTTCCGATGACCGCTACGCCAACCGCAGCTGCAAATTCGCGTCGGGCAATCTGTATTTGAGCGCGACATTGAACGACCGGATTGGTGATTTTGGCGACGATGCAGCGATGAGCATGCTGCGCCAGCAATAGCTGCAATTGCACAAGTCCGGAAAGTCCCGCGGACTGTGAGTTCGGGCATCCGAGGGTTTCGCGCACGCAGCGAATGTCAGGAAAGCGAGCTGCCACCGCAGCATCGGCATCAGAGGTTGGAAGTCGGGTATGGGCCGAAACCGTCTTGACGCCGGTCAGGGGTGCGGTGCCCTCTGTTGCATCGCCGCATGACGGCTTCGAGCCCGTTTTACCAGATGCTGCGACTGCATTAAATGCCCGGCTAACCATTGGCTTTAGGGTCTTCGGGTTTCACACAGAAGAAGATGCCTGCCCCAACGCAAGCCCATAGAAAATGCGCGTTCAGCGAATGCATTTCGATATCTGTGCCTAGGTTGGCGTTTGTGAATGACCCAACAAGGACAGGAATGAACAGGAATCCAAACGCACAGAAAGCGGCAGTAAGCCGCTTAGCCACATCGTCGGATACTTTGAAAACGCAAGTAGAAATAATCCGAGCGAACTTGCCACCTAGGATGATCCCTCCCCACATACTGGCGAAGAATGCGAGAATTCCCACTCCTCGCGCCACCTCACCGTCAAACATAATGACGAAAGGTATGAGAATGAACGGTGCCGTTCCAACCCAAGGCAACCACTTCGACTTCTCCATCTTCTTAAAAAACTCAATCAACATAATGACCCCCTACCACAGGCCACAAAACATACATAGAAGACATTCGCGCAGCCGCAGCGAAAGTCAACTTTGTCCCGCACAGCCGTCATCCAGCTTATCGTGCCGGGCTTTCAGGTCTGGCGCTCCTGTCAAGTCCTGTTGCGTGACAAATGCGCAAAACACCCTGATTTTGCGCATATGAATCCGGGCCGATCTGGCGCCCCTGTCGCCCGCGCACGCGGATTTGCGCGGACTGGGGCAAAATGCGCAGTCTCCCTCGATTGAAACGCGGCGCGCGCCCATGTATGGGGAGCCTGTCAAATCAGAGTAACCGGTGTCGGACCCAAGGCCCGATTCCCCCGCGCCGCAATACATGTGGCAACACACTCTCGGATCGCACGCCCCAGGAAAGGCTAAAAAAGGTAAGAGAATATGGCTGAAAAAATGAACTCCGACATATTGTATACCATTGTAGACGAAGCGCCGGAGCTGGCCAGCGCCTCGTTCCTGCCGATCATCCGCAAGTTCGTTTCGGCGGCGGATATCACGGTTGGAACCCCCGATATCTCGCTGGCGGGCCGCATCATCGCCACCTTCCCGGAAAACCTGACCGCCGATCAGCGCCAGTCCGACGATCTGGCCGCCCTGGGCGAGCTGGTGAAGACGCCCACCGCCAATGTGATCAAGCTGCCCAACATCTCGGCCTCGGTGCCGCAGCTGGTGGCCGCGATCGAGGAATTGCAGAACCAGGGTTATGACATCCCGTCCTATCCCGAGGCGCCCGCCACCGACGCGGAAAAGGACATCCGCGCGCGTTATGACGCGATCAAGGGCTCGGCGGTGAACCCGGTCCTGCGCGAAGGCAACTCAGACCGGCGCTCGGCCAAGGCGGTCAAGAGCTATGCGCAGAAGAACCCGCATTCGATGGGTGAATGGGTCTCGACCTCGAAGACCAAGGTCAGCTCGATGCCGGGCAACGATTTCTATGCCAACGAGAAATCGGCCACCATCACCGCCGCGCAGGCGGGCAAGGCACGGATCGAGTTCATCGGTGCCGATGGCAGCGTGAGCGAGCTGAAGAAGAACTGGCAGCTGGACGAAGGCACCGTTGCCGATGCGACCTTTATGTCGGTCAAGGCGCTGGGTGCGTTCCTGGCCGAGGCCATCGAGGACACCAAGGCCGACGGCACCATGTTCTCGCTGCACATGAAGGCCACGATGATGAAGGTCAGCGACCCGATCATCTTTGGCCACGCGGTCAAGGCCTGGCTGGCGCCGGTGTTCGAACAGTATGGCGACCGCATGGCGGCGCTGGGGGTAAACCCGAATTCCGGTCTGGGCGACCTGCTGGAGCGGGTCAAGGGCGACGCCGAGATCCTGGCCGCCATCGAGGCGGTCAAGGCGGATCGTCCGGCCATGTACATGGTCGACAGCGACAAGGGCATCACCAACCTGCACGTGCCGTCTGACGTGATCATCGACGCCTCGATGCCCGCCGTGATCCGCGCGGGCGGCAAGGGTTGGGATCAGACCGGCGCCAAGGGCGACACCAATTGCGTGATCCCCGACCGCTGCTATGCGACCGTCTATGACGAGACCATCAACTTCTTCAAGGCCAACGGCGCGCTGGACGTGACCACCGCCGGTTCGGTGGCCAACGTCGGCCTGATGGCCCAGAAGGCCGAGGAATACGGCAGCCACCCGACCACGTTCGAGGCGCCCGCCAACGGCACCATCCGCATCGTGCTGGCCAATGGCGACGTGCTGCATTCGCATGCGGTCGAGGCGGGCGATATCTGGCGCGCCTGCACCGTCAAGAAGGCGCCGATCGAGAACTGGATCCAGCTGGCGATGGACCGTCAGCGCCTGACCGGCTCCGAGGCGATCTTCTGGCTGGATGCCAACCGTGCCCATGACGCGCAGCTGATCGCCTATGTCAAACCGGTGCTTGAGGCGGCGGGCGTGGCCGACAAGTTCCAGATCCTGGCCCCGCGCGAGGCAACGGCGCAATCGCTGAAGACCATCACCGCAGGCAAGGACAGCATCGCCATCACCGGCAACGTGCTGCGCGATTACCTGACCGACCTGTTCCCGATCCTGGAGCTGGGCACCAGCGCCAAGATGCTGTCGATCGTCAAGCTGATGCAGGGCGGCGGGCTGTTCGAGACCGGCGCCGGTGGTTCGGCCCCCAAACACGTGCAGCAGCTGGTCGAGGAAAACCACCTGCGCTGGGATTCGATGGGTGAATTCTGCGCGCTCGGGGAAAGCCTGAACTTCCTCGCCGACAGCCGCGGCAATGCCAAGGCCGGGGTGCTGGGCCGCGCCGCCGAGGCGGCGACCCAGGGCATTCTGGATTTCAACCGCAGCCCCAGCCGCAAGGTGGGCCAGCCCGACAACCGCGACAGCCATTACTGGTTCGCCCGCTACTGGGCCGAGGCGCTGGCGGCGCAATCCGACGATGCCGATCTGGCCGCCGAGTTTGCCCCGCTGGCCAATGCACTGGCCGATGGCGAACAGGCGATCCTGACCGAACTGGCCGCAGCCCAGGGCAAAGCGGCCGATATCGGCGGCTATTACAAGCCCTCGGCCGATTTGAAGGCCGCGATCATGCGGCCCTCGGCCACGCTGAACGCGATCATCGGCTGAACCTGACGGTATGATGGATCAGGGGCGCGGGGGGTAACCCTCGCGCCCTTTTGTGTGGCGGTTCCGTCTGGCCGTCGGGGGTTGCCTGTCCGTCCGCGTCTCAGGCGGCGAACACCCGTTGCCCGTCCATCCAGGTTTCGAGAACCTTGATGGCCTTGATCTCGTCGGGCGCCACCTTGCGCGGGTCCTGATCGAGGATCACCATATCCGCCAGCTTGCCCGGTTCGAGGCTGCCGATCTCGTGGTCCGAGAACAGCTGCCAGGCGGCCTCGGAGGTCATTGCCCGGATCGCCGAGTCCACCGAGATCCGCTCCTGCGGCGCCAGCACATAGTCCGGTTCCTTCCAGGTGCGGCGGGTCACCGCCATTTCGATCATG
This Ruegeria pomeroyi DSS-3 DNA region includes the following protein-coding sequences:
- a CDS encoding LysR family transcriptional regulator, whose translation is MTASLTALRAFDAAARNGSFRAAAADLNVTPTAISHHIRGLEDQLGVKLFRREGRDVALTDDGRRLADATNQAFGLLDNAVQSLRRSARKAVRVSAGPIFTARWLMPRISDFWEAHREIELEVVPAIHPGARDRENVDIVIRWDRIADMGRDAVKLLELSPVAIASEDFVAKRGPIDHPKDLLILPLLHQRNHWGWLDWFEAMGVSLADPLYGPIFEDANVLLRGAAEGQGAIIGWLPLIDQDLAEKRVVRVFDERIAPTHGYFVDVQHNSRARVEVRAVEDWLISQS
- a CDS encoding NADP-dependent isocitrate dehydrogenase, producing the protein MAEKMNSDILYTIVDEAPELASASFLPIIRKFVSAADITVGTPDISLAGRIIATFPENLTADQRQSDDLAALGELVKTPTANVIKLPNISASVPQLVAAIEELQNQGYDIPSYPEAPATDAEKDIRARYDAIKGSAVNPVLREGNSDRRSAKAVKSYAQKNPHSMGEWVSTSKTKVSSMPGNDFYANEKSATITAAQAGKARIEFIGADGSVSELKKNWQLDEGTVADATFMSVKALGAFLAEAIEDTKADGTMFSLHMKATMMKVSDPIIFGHAVKAWLAPVFEQYGDRMAALGVNPNSGLGDLLERVKGDAEILAAIEAVKADRPAMYMVDSDKGITNLHVPSDVIIDASMPAVIRAGGKGWDQTGAKGDTNCVIPDRCYATVYDETINFFKANGALDVTTAGSVANVGLMAQKAEEYGSHPTTFEAPANGTIRIVLANGDVLHSHAVEAGDIWRACTVKKAPIENWIQLAMDRQRLTGSEAIFWLDANRAHDAQLIAYVKPVLEAAGVADKFQILAPREATAQSLKTITAGKDSIAITGNVLRDYLTDLFPILELGTSAKMLSIVKLMQGGGLFETGAGGSAPKHVQQLVEENHLRWDSMGEFCALGESLNFLADSRGNAKAGVLGRAAEAATQGILDFNRSPSRKVGQPDNRDSHYWFARYWAEALAAQSDDADLAAEFAPLANALADGEQAILTELAAAQGKAADIGGYYKPSADLKAAIMRPSATLNAIIG